In Desulfovibrio sp. JC022, the genomic window AAAGAGCAGCCATTGCAAAAGAAATTGATTGTAAAAGTGATAAGCTCAAGAATCCCCTGAAAAGGCTGGCTGAAAGCAAGCTCATTGAGGAGCACGGCGAGACTCCACAGGGTAGGAAATACTCGGCTAACGGCTAGTTCTGCACGAGAGTCAAGGATGACCCAAGATTTGTTTTTCTTGGATCATTCTTGGCTGAATGCAACCAAGATCTTGGGTAAAAGCCAAAATGCACACCGCAAAAATCAAATAATACTGGGACTTAAGCTTGTTGCGTTTTTCTTGGCTCCCAAGTTGAGAGGGTGTGCGAATGCCGCAGCTCTGATTGGCCCATGAGTATAACAAATTCAAACTGTAAAGCGGATGCTGGGATGACTCAGTGTCCGCTTTTTTAATTTTTTAAACAGCGAACAAATATTTAACTACCACAAGTGTGTTTACTAAGTGTTGCTTTCATGGTTTACTATGCGATATGTCGCTACTTAACATCAATATACCTTCTGAAGGCTCGCAAACCATAATGCGCAATATCCGGGAGCAAAGGCTGAGCCGTAACTGGACTCAAAAAGCGTTATCGGAGAAGTCTGGTGTATCGCTCTCCACTCTCAGGAAGTTTGAGCGAACCGGCAAGATCTCTTTGGAGTCCTTCGTCAAGATCTGCTTTTGCCTTGATCTCCTTGACAAGCTGATAAAGGTCACTGAACCAAGATCGCAAGAGTTTACCTCCATGGATCAGGTGCTTGAGAAGTCCGCAACCAAAAAACGACAGCGAGCTAGAGGAAAATGAGTCCAGCAGAAAATAATCATAAACGGCTTGATGTGTATTGTAATTTCGGTGCAGAGCGGCATCATGTCGGGGTGCTTGCTCAACGGGAAAGTGATATTTACTTCGAGTACACGGACGATTTCATCGAAACCGGTCTTGAAATATCTCCCATTAAGTTGCCGACTAAAACGAAATTCGTGAAGTGCAGTTCGCCTTTTGAATCCCTGCCCGGTGTATTCTATGACTCTCTTCCTGATGGATGGGGCCGATTGCTCATGGAAAGGTTG contains:
- a CDS encoding helix-turn-helix transcriptional regulator, encoding MRNIREQRLSRNWTQKALSEKSGVSLSTLRKFERTGKISLESFVKICFCLDLLDKLIKVTEPRSQEFTSMDQVLEKSATKKRQRARGK